One genomic window of Sebastes umbrosus isolate fSebUmb1 chromosome 15, fSebUmb1.pri, whole genome shotgun sequence includes the following:
- the LOC119503025 gene encoding zinc finger and BTB domain-containing protein 12-like: MEMLCFRLPGHGDTTLKHMNSLRSRQHFCDITIMVSDNQTFRGHKVVLAACSPFLRDQFLLNPSPKLQVSMLYSSTVVCGLLQSCYTGVLQFNPEEIVNYLTAASYLQMEHIVERCRGALKKYVQLKNPSPLKMTTEENQARLMIVSESVHSVASPPTSRPSPVHSHSPAPRSVEENSGDMSAQGSSQHHDGSPMLDEPCIKVNASDEEEATRQEDYDVFRVYISEEEQMNREREEERGAPSDGAQDACYPETDGVVMGGVGSEYDLNAAEEDLGMGGLTVEALRALRRRLPDPKTARGRGRGRGRGFKRRRWATSQEKRPTGVGHQDLWYLTTAGMGGGFGLDYSQEGLKTGNYVPVELQQLDFGMGEGQGDKVSPMAANIVTQYALEESGAGEGSSGMTTVGTNEGGDESVAVVGSTSSVTGPVICEHCGLTFPSAHSLAIHSRSTHLLYACPCCGKHFHHSANLTRHMAVHRGAGKTHQCPLCYKTFTQKSTLIDHMNLHSGERPHHCAYCHARFAHKPALRRHLKEQHGKTTGQNSLHEQEERERAAGRIREEEQECLVTEQVS, from the exons ATGGAGATGCTGTGTTTCCGGTTGCCAGGCCACGGGGACACAACCCTGAAGCACATGAATTCGCTGAGGTCCCGCCAGCACTTCTGTGACATCACCATCATGGTCAGCGACAACCAGACATTCAGGGGACATAAGGTGGTGCTGGCTGCCTGCTCGCCCTTCTTGAGGGACCAGTTCCTCCTCAACCCGTCCCCCAAGCTTCAG GTGTCGATGCTCTACAGCTCCACAGTGGTGTGCGGTCTGCTTCAGTCTTGTTATACTGGCGTCCTGCAGTTTAACCCAGAGGAGATTGTCAACTACCTGACCGCTGCCAGCTACCTACAGATGGAGCATATTGTGGAGCGCTGCCGAGGAGCACTGAAGAAGTATGTGCAGCTAAAAAACCCCAGTCCACTGAAG ATGACTACAGAGGAGAACCAGGCTCGACTGATGATCGTCAGCGAAAGCGTTCACTCCGTTGCGTCTCCTCCCACCAGCCGACCCTCCCCTGTGCACTCACACAGTCCTGCACCACGCTCAGTGGAGGAGAACAGCGGCGACATGTCGGCTCAGGGCAGCAGTCAACACCACGATGGCAGTCCCATGCTGGATGAGCCATGCATtaag GTCAATGCATCAGACGAGGAGGAAGCGACCAGACAGGAGGACTACGATGTGTTCAGAGTGTACATCTCTGAAGAAGAGCAaatgaacagagagagggaggaggagagaggagctcctTCCGATGGAGCTCAAGATGCGTGTTACCCAGAGACGGATGGTGTCGTGATGGGAGGAGTAGGGAGTGAATATGACTTGAATGCAGCAGAAGAAGACCTCGGTATGGGGGGACTTACAGTGGAGGCGCTCCGTGCTTTGAGGCGCAGGCTGCCTGACCCCAAAACTGCCCGGGGCAGAGGGAGAGGCAGGGGACGGGGTTTTAAGAGGAGAAGGTGGGCGACATCGCAGGAGAAAAGACCTACAGGTGTGGGTCACCAGGATTTGTGGTACCTAACAACTGCAGGGATGGGAGGGGGTTTCGGCTTGGACTACAGCCAGGAAGGACTTAAGACGGGGAATTACGTCCCAGTTGAACTCCAGCAGTTAGACTTCGGCATGGGCGAAGGGCAGGGAGATAAGGTCTCTCCAATGGCGGCCAACATTGTGACCCAGTACGCCTTGGAGGAGTCTGGTGCGGGTGAGGGGAGTTCAGGGATGACGACTGTCGGAACAAACGAGGGAGGGGATGAGTCCGTTGCAGTGGTGGGATCCACTTCGAGCGTGACCGGGCCTGTGATCTGCGAGCACTGCGGCTTGACGTTCCCCTCGGCCCACTCCCTCGCCATCCACTCCCGCTCCACTCACCTGCTATACGCCTGTCCCTGCTGCGGCAAACACTTCCACCACTCCGCCAACCTCACCAGACACATGGCCGTGCACCGAGGCGCCGGCAAGACCCACCAGTGCCCCCTGTGCtacaagactttcacccagaaaTCCACACTGATAGACCACATGAACCTCCACAGTGGCGAGCGGCCGCACCACTGCGCGTACTGCCACGCCCGCTTTGCCCACAAGCCCGCCTTACGACGCCAcctgaaggagcaacatgggaAAACCACGGGGCAGAACTCTCT